Proteins encoded together in one Desulfovibrio aminophilus window:
- a CDS encoding ATP-binding protein translates to MNARPTLVLRLGAAFWAAMLAALAAGTLLPSLSRLPLALAAALVLAPAALVLAGLLLRPLRGQVAGLTHDLERLGDAPAPARDVLPELRELAAALPKSGERLAAGLREAEARSGRLRAVLDGMFEGVMVLDGDCRAQGVNRSMESLLPGVSDRLGRRLLEILPQAELADACDELLRAGGPDSASLAVTLEDGRVLSVNMVRPPESGHGLGAVLVFRDVSEIKRLEAVRRDFAANVSHELRTPLTAIKGYAETLITGDPPPDIGRRFLEVILRNSDHMAKMIEDLLSLSRIEAGKDVGRREPMQARDSLRRAWDAVEPLARRRGVDLADGLPEGLAAVLGDPDHVTRIFRNLLENAVKFGPEHRPVTVSAREAGEFVEFEVRDEGPGIPKKDQSRVFERFYSVQKHRRNEHGSTGLGLAICRHALKSLGGDIRVESPPPDAAGGTAFLFTLPRA, encoded by the coding sequence ATGAACGCCCGGCCTACGCTCGTCCTGCGCCTCGGAGCGGCCTTCTGGGCCGCCATGCTGGCCGCGCTGGCCGCCGGAACGCTTCTCCCCTCTCTGTCCCGCCTGCCCCTGGCCCTCGCCGCGGCCCTGGTCCTGGCCCCGGCGGCCCTGGTCCTGGCCGGGCTGCTCCTGCGGCCCCTGCGGGGCCAGGTCGCGGGCCTGACCCATGATCTGGAGCGCCTCGGCGACGCCCCGGCCCCGGCGCGCGACGTGCTCCCCGAATTGCGCGAACTGGCCGCCGCCCTGCCCAAAAGCGGCGAGCGCCTGGCCGCCGGGCTGCGCGAGGCCGAGGCCCGGAGCGGACGGCTGCGGGCCGTGCTCGACGGCATGTTCGAGGGCGTCATGGTCCTGGACGGCGACTGCCGGGCCCAGGGCGTGAACCGCTCCATGGAAAGCCTGTTGCCCGGCGTCTCGGACAGGCTGGGCCGACGCCTGCTGGAAATCCTGCCCCAGGCCGAGCTGGCCGACGCCTGCGACGAGCTGCTGCGCGCGGGCGGCCCGGACTCGGCCTCCCTGGCCGTAACCCTGGAGGACGGCCGGGTCCTGAGCGTGAACATGGTCCGCCCGCCGGAGTCCGGGCACGGGCTCGGGGCCGTGCTCGTCTTCCGCGACGTAAGCGAGATCAAACGCCTGGAGGCCGTGCGCCGCGACTTCGCGGCCAACGTCAGCCATGAGCTGCGGACTCCGCTCACGGCCATCAAGGGCTACGCCGAGACGCTCATCACCGGAGACCCGCCGCCGGACATCGGGCGGCGCTTCCTGGAAGTGATCCTGCGCAACTCCGATCACATGGCCAAGATGATCGAGGACCTGCTCTCGCTCTCGCGCATCGAGGCGGGCAAGGACGTGGGACGCCGCGAGCCCATGCAGGCCCGGGACTCGCTGCGCCGCGCCTGGGACGCGGTGGAGCCCCTGGCCCGGCGCAGGGGCGTGGATCTGGCCGACGGCCTGCCCGAGGGCCTCGCCGCCGTGCTGGGCGACCCGGACCACGTCACGCGCATCTTCCGCAACCTCCTGGAGAACGCCGTGAAGTTCGGGCCGGAGCACCGGCCCGTGACGGTCTCCGCCCGGGAGGCAGGGGAGTTCGTGGAGTTCGAGGTGCGCGACGAGGGGCCGGGCATCCCCAAGAAGGACCAGTCACGGGTCTTCGAGCGCTTCTACAGCGTGCAGAAGCACCGCCGCAACGAGCACGGCAGCACCGGCCTGGGTCTGGCCATCTGCCGCCACGCCCTGAAGAGCCTGGGCGGCGATATCCGGGTCGAGAGCCCGCCGCCGGACGCGGCGGGCGGCACGGCCTTCCTCTTCACCCTGCCCCGGGCCTGA
- a CDS encoding redox-sensing transcriptional repressor Rex, whose translation MKSEHIPKATIGRLAVYIQVLENLKHDGVEIISSEALAQACSVNSSQIRKDLAYFGEFGVRGVGYYVQELITSIKQSLGIDRIWNCALVGVGNLGRALLRHREFSRKGFAIKVAFDCDPYKIGELVEGLEVICTRKTKEKIREYGLEIGIITTPPERAQRAANYLVDGGIKGIINYAPSRIQVPDHIPVEYVDFFHHLYAVAFQIKLNEK comes from the coding sequence GTGAAAAGCGAACACATCCCCAAGGCCACCATCGGCCGTTTGGCCGTTTACATTCAGGTCCTCGAGAACCTGAAGCACGACGGCGTGGAAATCATCTCCTCCGAGGCCCTGGCCCAGGCCTGCTCCGTGAACTCGTCCCAGATCCGAAAGGATCTTGCCTACTTCGGCGAGTTCGGCGTGCGCGGCGTGGGCTATTACGTTCAGGAACTCATCACCTCCATCAAGCAGTCCCTGGGCATCGACCGCATCTGGAACTGCGCCCTGGTGGGGGTGGGCAACCTGGGCCGCGCGTTGCTGCGCCACCGCGAATTCAGCCGCAAGGGCTTCGCCATCAAGGTGGCCTTCGACTGCGACCCCTACAAGATCGGCGAGCTGGTGGAGGGACTGGAAGTCATCTGCACCCGCAAGACCAAGGAAAAGATCCGCGAGTACGGCCTGGAGATCGGCATCATCACCACGCCGCCGGAGCGGGCCCAGCGCGCCGCCAACTACCTGGTGGACGGCGGCATCAAGGGCATCATCAACTACGCGCCCTCGCGCATCCAGGTGCCGGACCACATCCCCGTGGAGTACGTGGACTTCTTCCACCACCTCTACGCCGTGGCCTTCCAGATCAAGTTGAACGAGAAGTAG
- a CDS encoding ATP synthase F0 subunit C produces MRKVTTIVLSTLAMVLSAGLAFAADGAAPAVGPVAAWATACGMGFAAGLCGIGQGLGLKGACEGTARNPEASGKIQVMLILGLAFIESLAIYALVVNLILLFVKPLGA; encoded by the coding sequence ATGCGTAAAGTGACGACCATCGTTCTGAGCACCCTGGCCATGGTTCTGTCCGCCGGTCTGGCCTTCGCCGCCGACGGCGCCGCTCCCGCCGTCGGTCCCGTGGCCGCCTGGGCCACCGCCTGCGGCATGGGCTTCGCCGCCGGTCTCTGCGGCATCGGCCAGGGCCTGGGCCTGAAGGGCGCTTGCGAAGGCACCGCCCGCAACCCCGAGGCCAGCGGCAAGATCCAGGTCATGCTCATCCTCGGCCTGGCCTTCATCGAGTCCCTGGCCATTTACGCCCTGGTCGTGAACCTGATCCTGCTCTTCGTGAAGCCCCTGGGCGCCTAG
- the atpB gene encoding F0F1 ATP synthase subunit A encodes MAAGGLAHPLLYMDVLNSALGTHIPVHVWYTWTAMAILITCGLIIRSRVSLVPGGLQNLFEVIVGGLEDFVVANLGEGGRKVFPVLITIFVFILTMNYLGLIPGCDAPTANINTNAAMALFVFVYYNYIGIKKWGAGYIKHFMGPVIFLAPLMLVLEFVSHLARPLSLTLRLFGNIRGEEIVLVLLFTLAPVVGTLPMYFLFILGKTIQAFIFFMLATIYLKGAMDHAH; translated from the coding sequence ATGGCTGCTGGTGGACTGGCGCATCCGCTTTTGTACATGGACGTCCTGAACAGTGCCCTGGGCACGCACATCCCGGTCCACGTCTGGTATACGTGGACCGCGATGGCCATCCTCATCACCTGCGGTCTGATCATCCGCAGCCGGGTGAGCCTGGTGCCGGGCGGGCTTCAGAACCTTTTCGAGGTCATCGTCGGCGGGTTGGAGGACTTCGTGGTCGCCAACCTCGGCGAGGGCGGCCGCAAGGTCTTCCCGGTCCTCATCACGATCTTCGTCTTCATCCTGACCATGAACTACCTGGGCCTCATTCCGGGCTGCGACGCCCCCACGGCGAACATCAACACCAACGCCGCCATGGCCCTGTTCGTCTTCGTCTACTACAACTACATCGGCATCAAGAAGTGGGGCGCCGGCTACATCAAGCACTTCATGGGCCCGGTGATCTTCCTCGCCCCGCTCATGCTCGTGCTTGAATTCGTCAGCCACCTCGCCCGGCCGCTGTCGCTCACGCTGCGACTCTTCGGCAACATCCGCGGCGAGGAAATCGTGCTCGTGCTCCTCTTCACCCTGGCCCCGGTGGTCGGCACCCTGCCCATGTACTTCCTGTTCATCCTGGGCAAGACCATTCAGGCCTTCATCTTCTTCATGCTGGCGACCATCTACCTGAAGGGCGCCATGGACCACGCGCACTAG
- a CDS encoding ATP synthase subunit I has protein sequence MIRRLDRALAARGFDNPGTRRLVRIVILTALAVSAAALLVTGFSAWGFSCAAGAGLMLFNFWHLAKAAKGLMFVRKGGATALVLRFYGRFILTGVCLAVLVGWLEAPVGGLLTGLSTVIAGAVIWGVTGMGQKAKEA, from the coding sequence ATGATCCGGCGTCTTGACCGCGCCCTGGCCGCCAGGGGGTTCGACAACCCTGGCACGCGGCGGCTCGTGCGCATCGTGATCCTCACGGCCCTGGCGGTTTCGGCCGCGGCCCTGCTGGTCACGGGATTTTCAGCTTGGGGGTTTTCCTGCGCCGCCGGAGCGGGTCTGATGCTCTTCAATTTCTGGCATCTGGCCAAGGCGGCGAAGGGATTGATGTTTGTGCGCAAGGGCGGGGCAACGGCCCTTGTGCTGCGGTTCTACGGACGGTTCATCCTGACGGGCGTGTGCCTGGCGGTCCTGGTGGGCTGGCTTGAGGCGCCCGTGGGCGGGCTTTTGACGGGATTATCCACCGTGATCGCGGGCGCCGTCATCTGGGGCGTCACGGGCATGGGGCAGAAAGCGAAGGAGGCGTAG
- a CDS encoding AtpZ/AtpI family protein, protein MKLDFLKDAGGLLSTAGTMGLHLVSGTFVGFAIGWLLDKWLGTHPWLLLVFLIVGIVAGFMNVYRDAQRMQADERREREGNGGRPT, encoded by the coding sequence TTGAAGCTTGATTTTCTGAAAGACGCCGGGGGGCTCCTGTCCACGGCGGGCACGATGGGGCTGCACCTGGTTTCGGGCACCTTCGTCGGGTTCGCCATCGGTTGGCTCCTCGACAAGTGGCTGGGCACCCACCCGTGGCTCCTGCTCGTCTTTCTGATCGTGGGCATCGTCGCCGGGTTCATGAACGTGTACCGGGACGCCCAGAGGATGCAGGCGGATGAGCGGCGGGAGCGCGAAGGAAACGGGGGGCGGCCGACATGA
- a CDS encoding DUF4881 domain-containing protein — protein sequence MNMKRTWLAILALMAFAVAGCNTEYGKVVQGKVIKYDKEKKTVALVLESAHHYGTENQVFDKLPPVVYALPADPMEMGPEPKAGMRMLMDPETDKIIYFDEASGTLKTVQFQVVDKQKGVSKDDARVVDKKFPIIDKDKKTLTVYSSRWKTLVTLAMPDEYMALPASTWDSGDIVRIYYKEEGKALRFMNVSKTDIFKK from the coding sequence ATGAACATGAAGAGAACGTGGCTCGCCATCCTGGCCCTGATGGCCTTCGCCGTGGCAGGCTGCAATACGGAATACGGCAAGGTGGTCCAGGGCAAGGTCATCAAGTACGACAAGGAGAAGAAAACCGTGGCCCTGGTGCTTGAGAGCGCGCACCACTACGGCACCGAGAATCAGGTCTTCGACAAGCTGCCGCCCGTGGTCTACGCCCTGCCCGCGGACCCCATGGAGATGGGGCCCGAGCCCAAGGCCGGCATGCGGATGCTCATGGATCCGGAAACCGACAAGATCATCTACTTCGATGAGGCTTCCGGCACCCTGAAGACCGTGCAGTTCCAGGTCGTGGACAAGCAGAAGGGCGTGTCCAAGGACGACGCCCGGGTCGTGGACAAGAAGTTCCCGATCATCGACAAGGACAAGAAGACCCTCACGGTCTACTCCAGCCGCTGGAAGACCCTGGTGACGCTGGCCATGCCGGACGAGTACATGGCCCTGCCGGCGTCCACCTGGGATTCGGGCGACATCGTGCGCATCTACTATAAGGAAGAGGGCAAGGCCCTGCGGTTCATGAACGTGAGCAAGACTGACATCTTCAAGAAGTAA
- a CDS encoding sulfite exporter TauE/SafE family protein, with translation MDWMYMLMPIAGVKIFWPGLVILGLGMGIIGGFFGMGGAWMITPGLNILGFPMAFAVGTDIAHMAGKSLISTIRHGKFGNVDYKLGVIMLIGTVVGMEMGAQILMALERIGNIELVVRLLYVVLLLFITWMVFSDVAKRKAKDRAALAAGKEIDKHAVGLEWHKTLHKIKIPPMVHLTVSGIYCSMWLPIFISFATGFLAGILGIGGGLIRMPSLIYLMGCPTHVAVGTDLFEVMISGLYGAATFTYKGRTELVAAVIMLCGAAIGAQIGVVATKYIKGYGIRIAFGWAVIGCLTSIILKLIGGWVPNLKALCNGAATVVVLGVVTVMALYIASGMVKGAAKEIAEKKAKA, from the coding sequence ATGGATTGGATGTATATGCTCATGCCCATCGCGGGCGTGAAAATCTTCTGGCCGGGCCTCGTCATCCTGGGTCTCGGCATGGGCATCATCGGCGGCTTCTTCGGCATGGGCGGCGCGTGGATGATCACGCCCGGCCTGAACATTCTGGGCTTCCCCATGGCCTTCGCCGTGGGCACCGACATCGCCCACATGGCCGGCAAGTCCCTCATCTCGACCATCCGGCACGGCAAGTTCGGCAACGTGGACTACAAGCTCGGCGTCATCATGCTCATCGGCACGGTCGTGGGCATGGAAATGGGCGCCCAGATTCTCATGGCCCTTGAACGCATCGGCAACATCGAACTGGTGGTGCGGCTGCTCTACGTGGTCCTGCTGCTGTTCATCACCTGGATGGTCTTCAGCGACGTGGCCAAGCGCAAGGCCAAGGACCGCGCCGCCCTGGCCGCGGGCAAGGAGATCGACAAGCACGCCGTGGGCCTCGAATGGCACAAGACCCTGCATAAGATCAAGATTCCGCCCATGGTCCACCTGACCGTCTCCGGCATCTACTGCTCCATGTGGCTGCCGATCTTCATCAGCTTCGCCACCGGCTTCCTGGCGGGCATCCTGGGCATCGGCGGCGGCCTCATCCGCATGCCTTCGCTCATCTACCTCATGGGCTGCCCGACCCACGTGGCCGTCGGCACCGACCTCTTCGAAGTCATGATCTCCGGCCTGTACGGCGCGGCGACCTTCACCTACAAGGGCCGCACCGAGCTCGTGGCCGCCGTCATCATGCTCTGCGGCGCGGCCATCGGCGCCCAGATCGGCGTCGTGGCGACCAAGTACATCAAGGGCTACGGCATCCGCATCGCCTTCGGCTGGGCCGTCATCGGCTGCCTCACCTCCATCATTCTGAAGCTCATCGGCGGCTGGGTGCCCAACCTGAAGGCCCTCTGCAACGGCGCGGCCACCGTGGTGGTGCTCGGCGTGGTCACGGTCATGGCGCTCTACATCGCCAGCGGCATGGTCAAGGGAGCGGCCAAGGAAATCGCGGAAAAGAAGGCCAAGGCCTAA
- a CDS encoding DVU0150 family protein has protein sequence MRKFWKSLLAVPAALLALCGTAMAAGGKAAQIVIVSDTRDLTGILAWWSNLYNESHLQFTILTVILIPVLGMTLGLLTDMVMNHIGIDLSKRDVAEH, from the coding sequence ATGAGGAAATTCTGGAAGAGTCTTTTGGCCGTACCGGCCGCGCTGCTGGCCCTGTGCGGCACGGCCATGGCCGCCGGCGGCAAGGCCGCGCAGATCGTCATCGTCTCGGACACCCGGGACCTGACCGGCATCCTGGCTTGGTGGTCCAACCTCTACAATGAAAGCCACCTGCAGTTCACGATTCTGACCGTCATCCTGATTCCGGTCCTGGGCATGACCCTGGGCCTGCTCACGGACATGGTCATGAATCACATCGGCATCGACCTGAGCAAGCGCGACGTGGCGGAACACTGA
- a CDS encoding sigma 54-interacting transcriptional regulator produces MTFDPLPQGNSLSFFRLGPLRTWHLQRKIMLAIIPTVVLLLVISGYLVNLVAVRYINAALERTVKIQVLHMAHLMELTLNRTKEDLLALSREPLDGASLHRFLQSKRDFGGVRYRELVFSPEGGGEDFGYADNDAEIVALNAPALENARPVLAGVVEKAREMEPGAVTLSDFMSITYPRISGREVFAPNTVVLRMAAPVYGPDGKRRGVLVLSLDARKLRDVLSLITSPASPLFAFPRTSERRLAYFFDERGWILFQSENMESADKALTTDNARVGFEGDHGKFGLDQAFRPFPEHSVYWEAAAAVQKGERGLFNVDARYEPTLDLTDQTFMGFAPVRFTERPGGPARILGGVVFADRSRLIINAEIRQFNTVSAIVIVSMLLVAAVIYVFARGIMLPVRRLAAAVDEALEKSELHEIQMPDTDRETTALRLAVNRLIMSVRTQHNELRLKDEFLKSVRQREKVALDYDVRGDDDHERFVDILGLSPAMKALKTQIVKAAAVDADVLIIGETGTGKELTANAIHHQSMRRTGPFVSINCGSLDENLLMDSLFGHVKGAFTEAKTDRKGAFLAADGGTLFLDEIGTASPKVQLALLRALSSRVIQPLGCDLEIPFNTRIIAATNADLEGAVREGSFREDLLYRLKVITINTPALRNRPIDIPLLANYFLNEAAAAMNKPGTGLSRGALEKLKAHSWPGNVRELKNCITRAVAMTEDQVLQAEELAFEVQPSDQPLAQLRDFRPVPGPVAAPPPPPTAPGLNPRQAKALPRIRELGGISRADYEELAGGVASRTAQADLQDLVAKGLLRKEGKGPATRYRPA; encoded by the coding sequence ATGACGTTCGATCCCCTGCCCCAAGGCAACAGCCTGTCCTTTTTCCGGCTGGGCCCCCTGCGCACCTGGCACCTCCAGCGCAAGATCATGTTGGCCATCATCCCCACGGTGGTCCTCCTGCTCGTCATCTCGGGCTATCTCGTGAATCTCGTGGCCGTGCGATACATCAACGCCGCCCTGGAGCGGACCGTGAAGATCCAGGTTCTGCACATGGCCCACCTCATGGAGTTGACTCTGAACCGGACCAAGGAGGACCTCCTGGCCCTGTCGCGCGAGCCCCTGGACGGCGCGTCCCTGCACCGCTTCCTGCAGTCCAAGCGCGACTTCGGGGGTGTCCGCTACCGTGAGCTGGTCTTCTCGCCCGAGGGCGGCGGCGAGGACTTCGGCTACGCGGACAACGACGCCGAGATCGTGGCCCTGAACGCCCCGGCCCTGGAGAACGCCCGGCCCGTGCTGGCCGGGGTGGTGGAGAAGGCCCGCGAGATGGAGCCCGGGGCCGTGACCCTCTCGGACTTCATGAGCATCACCTACCCCCGCATCTCCGGCCGGGAGGTCTTCGCCCCGAACACCGTGGTCCTGCGCATGGCCGCGCCGGTCTATGGCCCCGACGGCAAGCGCCGGGGCGTGCTCGTCCTCTCCCTGGACGCCCGAAAGCTGCGCGACGTGCTCTCGCTCATCACCTCGCCCGCCTCGCCCCTGTTCGCCTTTCCGCGCACCTCGGAGCGGCGCCTGGCCTATTTCTTCGACGAACGGGGCTGGATCCTCTTTCAGTCCGAGAACATGGAGAGCGCGGACAAGGCCCTGACCACGGACAACGCCCGGGTGGGCTTCGAGGGCGACCACGGGAAATTCGGGCTGGACCAGGCCTTCCGCCCCTTCCCCGAGCACTCCGTCTACTGGGAGGCGGCCGCCGCCGTGCAGAAGGGCGAGCGCGGCCTGTTCAACGTGGACGCGCGCTACGAGCCGACCCTGGACCTCACGGACCAGACCTTCATGGGTTTCGCCCCGGTTCGCTTCACCGAGCGGCCCGGCGGCCCGGCGCGCATCCTGGGCGGCGTGGTCTTCGCCGACCGCAGCCGCCTGATCATCAACGCCGAAATCCGCCAGTTCAACACCGTGTCCGCAATCGTGATCGTCTCCATGCTCCTGGTGGCCGCCGTGATCTACGTCTTCGCCCGGGGCATCATGCTGCCCGTGCGCAGGCTGGCGGCCGCCGTGGACGAGGCCCTGGAGAAGTCCGAACTGCACGAGATCCAGATGCCGGACACCGACCGCGAGACCACGGCCCTGCGCCTGGCCGTGAACCGCCTCATCATGTCGGTGCGGACCCAGCACAACGAACTGCGGCTCAAGGACGAGTTCCTGAAAAGCGTGCGCCAGCGGGAAAAGGTGGCCCTGGACTACGACGTGCGGGGCGACGACGACCATGAGCGGTTCGTGGACATCCTCGGCCTGTCCCCGGCCATGAAGGCGCTCAAGACCCAGATCGTCAAGGCCGCCGCCGTGGACGCGGACGTGCTCATCATCGGCGAGACCGGGACCGGCAAGGAGCTCACGGCCAACGCCATCCACCACCAGAGCATGCGCCGCACCGGGCCGTTCGTCTCCATCAACTGCGGGTCCCTGGACGAGAACCTGCTCATGGATTCGCTCTTCGGCCACGTGAAGGGGGCCTTCACCGAGGCCAAAACCGACCGCAAGGGCGCGTTCCTGGCCGCCGACGGCGGCACGCTCTTCCTGGACGAGATCGGCACGGCCTCGCCCAAGGTCCAGCTGGCCCTGCTGCGGGCCCTGTCCTCGCGGGTCATCCAGCCCCTGGGCTGCGACCTGGAGATTCCCTTCAACACCCGGATCATCGCGGCCACCAACGCCGACCTGGAAGGGGCCGTGCGCGAGGGCTCGTTCCGCGAGGACCTGCTCTACCGGCTCAAGGTCATCACCATCAACACCCCGGCCCTGCGCAATCGGCCCATCGACATCCCGCTTTTGGCCAACTACTTCCTGAACGAGGCCGCGGCGGCCATGAACAAGCCGGGGACCGGCCTGTCCCGGGGCGCGCTGGAGAAGCTCAAGGCCCACTCCTGGCCCGGCAACGTCCGCGAACTGAAGAACTGCATCACCCGGGCCGTGGCCATGACCGAGGATCAGGTGCTCCAGGCCGAGGAGCTGGCCTTCGAGGTGCAGCCCTCGGACCAGCCCCTGGCCCAGCTCCGCGACTTCCGCCCCGTTCCCGGCCCCGTGGCGGCGCCTCCGCCGCCTCCGACCGCCCCAGGGCTCAACCCCCGTCAGGCCAAGGCCCTGCCCCGCATCCGGGAACTGGGCGGCATCAGCCGCGCGGACTACGAGGAGCTGGCCGGGGGCGTGGCCTCGCGCACGGCCCAGGCCGACCTTCAGGATCTCGTGGCCAAGGGTCTCCTGCGCAAGGAGGGGAAAGGTCCCGCAACGCGCTATCGTCCCGCATGA